A single Hippocampus zosterae strain Florida chromosome 17, ASM2543408v3, whole genome shotgun sequence DNA region contains:
- the dnaja3a gene encoding dnaJ heat shock protein family (Hsp40) member A3a isoform X1, with the protein MMASSAARSSSRWLTVIVSSGQHRHLHATAAVVSASRGSLRGECTFGTGMLWTSASSACGGAGKGLTLKGLLGFKAPQCAFHTSTSATNKQDYYQVLGVSRTANQKEIKKAYYQMAKKYHPDTNKDDPKAKEKFAQLAEAYEVLSDEGKRKQYDTYGSAGFDSGQAGGGQQYWSGQTQNVNPEELFRKIFGEFSAGRGFGDFNAIFEQPQEYIMELTFTQAAKGVNKEMSINTEAACQRCDGKGHEPGTKVQHCHNCNGSGMETVNTGPFVMRSTCRRCGGKGTVISNPCHTCRGTGQTKQRKTVTVPVPAGVEDGQTVRMPVGRKEIFITFRVQKSPVFRRNGADIHSDLYVSVAQAILGGTARTQGLYETLNLSIPAGTQTDQRIHLAGKGIARVSGYGFGDHYVHIKIKVPKTLTDRQRALLLSYAEDEADVEGTVNGVTATTTGGGSSGKQFKEGHGQKESQLKQEGFFSTLKKLFSSS; encoded by the exons ATGATGGCGTCTTCAGCTGCTCGTTCTTCCTCACGCTGGCTAACTGTCATCGTGTCCTCCGGGCAGCACCGGCACCTCCATGCGACGGCCGCCGTTGTCTCTGCTTCTCGTGGCTCACTCCGTGGCGAATGCACGTTTGGAACCGGGATGCTTTGGACTAGTGCGAGCTCGGCGTGTGGTGGGGCTGGGAAAGGATTGACATTGAAGGGACTACTCG GTTTCAAAGCCCCCCAGTGTGCATTTCACACAAGTACGTCGGCCACCAATAAGCAGGACTACTACCAGGTCCTTGGGGTATCCCGCACAGCAaaccaaaaggagatcaaaaagGCCTATTATCAG ATGGCCAAAAAGTACCACCCGGACACGAATAAAGATGACCCAAAAGCTAAGGAGAAATTTGCTCAGCTGGCAGAAGCTTATGAG GTACTTAGCGATGAAGGAAAGAGGAAGCAGTACGACACGTACGGATCTGCGGGCTTTGACAGCGGACAAGCAGGAGGCGGGCAGCAGTACTGGTCCGGGCAGACACAAAACGTGAACCCGGAGGAGCTTTTCCGCAAGATCTTTGGAGAATTCTCTGCAGGACGTGGATTCGGAGACTTTAATGCCATTTTTGAACAACCGCAAGAG TACATCATGGAGTTGACGTTCACTCAGGCAGCCAAGGGAGTCAACAAGGAGATGTCCATTAACACGGAAGCTGCCTGCCAGCGCTGTGACGGTAAAGGCCACGAGCCAGGCACCAAAGTCCAGCACTGCCACAACTGTAACGGCTCCGGCATG GAGACTGTGAACACGGGCCCGTTCGTGATGCGCTCCACGTGTCGACGCTGCGGTGGAAAGGGAACAGTGATTTCCAACCCGTGTCACACCTGCCGCGGGACGGGACAGACCAAGCAAAGGAAGACTGTCACGGTCCCCGTGCCTGCTG GAGTGGAGGATGGCCAGACAGTTCGGATGCCTGTTGGAAGGAAAGAGATTTTCATCACGTTTAGG GTCCAAAAGAGTCCAGTCTTCAGGCGGAATGGCGCTGACATCCACTCGGACCTTTACGTCTCTGTGGCACAAGCAATCCTGGGCGGCACGGCCAGGACACAAGGCCTCTATGAAACGCTTAATTTATCG ATCCCAGCTGGCACTCAGACAGACCAGAGGATCCACTTGGCAGGGAAAGGAATCGCCCGCGTCAGTGGCTACGGTTTTGGAGATCACTATGTCCATATCAAAATTAAAGTACCCAA GACACTGACAGACCGGCAGAGAGCCCTACTCTTGAGCTACGCCGAGGATGAGGCAGATGTGGAAGGAACGGTTAATGGTGTGACAGCCACCACCACAG GTGGGGGCAGCAGTGGTAAGCAATTTAAGGAGGGGCATGGCCAGAAGGAAAGCCAGTTGAAACAAGAGGGCTTTTTCTCCACACTCAAGAAATTATTTAGTTCTTCCTGA
- the dnaja3a gene encoding dnaJ heat shock protein family (Hsp40) member A3a isoform X2 yields the protein MMASSAARSSSRWLTVIVSSGQHRHLHATAAVVSASRGSLRGECTFGTGMLWTSASSACGGAGKGLTLKGLLGFKAPQCAFHTSTSATNKQDYYQVLGVSRTANQKEIKKAYYQMAKKYHPDTNKDDPKAKEKFAQLAEAYEVLSDEGKRKQYDTYGSAGFDSGQAGGGQQYWSGQTQNVNPEELFRKIFGEFSAGRGFGDFNAIFEQPQEYIMELTFTQAAKGVNKEMSINTEAACQRCDGKGHEPGTKVQHCHNCNGSGMETVNTGPFVMRSTCRRCGGKGTVISNPCHTCRGTGQTKQRKTVTVPVPAGVEDGQTVRMPVGRKEIFITFRVQKSPVFRRNGADIHSDLYVSVAQAILGGTARTQGLYETLNLSIPAGTQTDQRIHLAGKGIARVSGYGFGDHYVHIKIKVPKTLTDRQRALLLSYAEDEADVEGTVNGVTATTTGKRSSWN from the exons ATGATGGCGTCTTCAGCTGCTCGTTCTTCCTCACGCTGGCTAACTGTCATCGTGTCCTCCGGGCAGCACCGGCACCTCCATGCGACGGCCGCCGTTGTCTCTGCTTCTCGTGGCTCACTCCGTGGCGAATGCACGTTTGGAACCGGGATGCTTTGGACTAGTGCGAGCTCGGCGTGTGGTGGGGCTGGGAAAGGATTGACATTGAAGGGACTACTCG GTTTCAAAGCCCCCCAGTGTGCATTTCACACAAGTACGTCGGCCACCAATAAGCAGGACTACTACCAGGTCCTTGGGGTATCCCGCACAGCAaaccaaaaggagatcaaaaagGCCTATTATCAG ATGGCCAAAAAGTACCACCCGGACACGAATAAAGATGACCCAAAAGCTAAGGAGAAATTTGCTCAGCTGGCAGAAGCTTATGAG GTACTTAGCGATGAAGGAAAGAGGAAGCAGTACGACACGTACGGATCTGCGGGCTTTGACAGCGGACAAGCAGGAGGCGGGCAGCAGTACTGGTCCGGGCAGACACAAAACGTGAACCCGGAGGAGCTTTTCCGCAAGATCTTTGGAGAATTCTCTGCAGGACGTGGATTCGGAGACTTTAATGCCATTTTTGAACAACCGCAAGAG TACATCATGGAGTTGACGTTCACTCAGGCAGCCAAGGGAGTCAACAAGGAGATGTCCATTAACACGGAAGCTGCCTGCCAGCGCTGTGACGGTAAAGGCCACGAGCCAGGCACCAAAGTCCAGCACTGCCACAACTGTAACGGCTCCGGCATG GAGACTGTGAACACGGGCCCGTTCGTGATGCGCTCCACGTGTCGACGCTGCGGTGGAAAGGGAACAGTGATTTCCAACCCGTGTCACACCTGCCGCGGGACGGGACAGACCAAGCAAAGGAAGACTGTCACGGTCCCCGTGCCTGCTG GAGTGGAGGATGGCCAGACAGTTCGGATGCCTGTTGGAAGGAAAGAGATTTTCATCACGTTTAGG GTCCAAAAGAGTCCAGTCTTCAGGCGGAATGGCGCTGACATCCACTCGGACCTTTACGTCTCTGTGGCACAAGCAATCCTGGGCGGCACGGCCAGGACACAAGGCCTCTATGAAACGCTTAATTTATCG ATCCCAGCTGGCACTCAGACAGACCAGAGGATCCACTTGGCAGGGAAAGGAATCGCCCGCGTCAGTGGCTACGGTTTTGGAGATCACTATGTCCATATCAAAATTAAAGTACCCAA GACACTGACAGACCGGCAGAGAGCCCTACTCTTGAGCTACGCCGAGGATGAGGCAGATGTGGAAGGAACGGTTAATGGTGTGACAGCCACCACCACAG GTAAGAGGTCTTCCTGGAACTAA
- the dnaja3a gene encoding dnaJ heat shock protein family (Hsp40) member A3a isoform X3, which translates to MMASSAARSSSRWLTVIVSSGQHRHLHATAAVVSASRGSLRGECTFGTGMLWTSASSACGGAGKGLTLKGLLGFKAPQCAFHTSTSATNKQDYYQVLGVSRTANQKEIKKAYYQMAKKYHPDTNKDDPKAKEKFAQLAEAYEVLSDEGKRKQYDTYGSAGFDSGQAGGGQQYWSGQTQNVNPEELFRKIFGEFSAGRGFGDFNAIFEQPQEYIMELTFTQAAKGVNKEMSINTEAACQRCDGKGHEPGTKVQHCHNCNGSGMETVNTGPFVMRSTCRRCGGKGTVISNPCHTCRGTGQTKQRKTVTVPVPAGVEDGQTVRMPVGRKEIFITFRVQKSPVFRRNGADIHSDLYVSVAQAILGGTARTQGLYETLNLSIPAGTQTDQRIHLAGKGIARVSGYGFGDHYVHIKIKVPKTLTDRQRALLLSYAEDEADVEGTVNGVTATTTG; encoded by the exons ATGATGGCGTCTTCAGCTGCTCGTTCTTCCTCACGCTGGCTAACTGTCATCGTGTCCTCCGGGCAGCACCGGCACCTCCATGCGACGGCCGCCGTTGTCTCTGCTTCTCGTGGCTCACTCCGTGGCGAATGCACGTTTGGAACCGGGATGCTTTGGACTAGTGCGAGCTCGGCGTGTGGTGGGGCTGGGAAAGGATTGACATTGAAGGGACTACTCG GTTTCAAAGCCCCCCAGTGTGCATTTCACACAAGTACGTCGGCCACCAATAAGCAGGACTACTACCAGGTCCTTGGGGTATCCCGCACAGCAaaccaaaaggagatcaaaaagGCCTATTATCAG ATGGCCAAAAAGTACCACCCGGACACGAATAAAGATGACCCAAAAGCTAAGGAGAAATTTGCTCAGCTGGCAGAAGCTTATGAG GTACTTAGCGATGAAGGAAAGAGGAAGCAGTACGACACGTACGGATCTGCGGGCTTTGACAGCGGACAAGCAGGAGGCGGGCAGCAGTACTGGTCCGGGCAGACACAAAACGTGAACCCGGAGGAGCTTTTCCGCAAGATCTTTGGAGAATTCTCTGCAGGACGTGGATTCGGAGACTTTAATGCCATTTTTGAACAACCGCAAGAG TACATCATGGAGTTGACGTTCACTCAGGCAGCCAAGGGAGTCAACAAGGAGATGTCCATTAACACGGAAGCTGCCTGCCAGCGCTGTGACGGTAAAGGCCACGAGCCAGGCACCAAAGTCCAGCACTGCCACAACTGTAACGGCTCCGGCATG GAGACTGTGAACACGGGCCCGTTCGTGATGCGCTCCACGTGTCGACGCTGCGGTGGAAAGGGAACAGTGATTTCCAACCCGTGTCACACCTGCCGCGGGACGGGACAGACCAAGCAAAGGAAGACTGTCACGGTCCCCGTGCCTGCTG GAGTGGAGGATGGCCAGACAGTTCGGATGCCTGTTGGAAGGAAAGAGATTTTCATCACGTTTAGG GTCCAAAAGAGTCCAGTCTTCAGGCGGAATGGCGCTGACATCCACTCGGACCTTTACGTCTCTGTGGCACAAGCAATCCTGGGCGGCACGGCCAGGACACAAGGCCTCTATGAAACGCTTAATTTATCG ATCCCAGCTGGCACTCAGACAGACCAGAGGATCCACTTGGCAGGGAAAGGAATCGCCCGCGTCAGTGGCTACGGTTTTGGAGATCACTATGTCCATATCAAAATTAAAGTACCCAA GACACTGACAGACCGGCAGAGAGCCCTACTCTTGAGCTACGCCGAGGATGAGGCAGATGTGGAAGGAACGGTTAATGGTGTGACAGCCACCACCACAG GGTGA
- the hmox2b gene encoding heme oxygenase 2 produces the protein MATMTESVSNGGGPVHEDKGDTLRPDDLSEMLAAGTKDVHEKAENTQFVKDFLRGRIRKELFKLGAVALYYTYTAMEEEIEINKDHPHFAPLYFPSELHRHEALGRDLEYFYGPEWKSEISCSPATQRYVDRIHQVGREDPALLVAHAYTRYMGDLSGGQVLKKVAQRALKLPPTGEGVEFYQFDAINSAKAFKQLYRSRMNELELDAETKSSLVDEAVKAFQFNMEVFEELEEIGKTFQEEVSEDGMPIHGDTGGDISKCPYYASKMAASGGMAYVCQLAMAILRHPTGQVLIATWFAVLAGLVAWYLM, from the exons ATGGCCACAATGACAGAGAGCGTGTCCAATGGAGGAGGGCCCGTGCACGAGGACAAAGGAGATACCCTGAG GCCCGATGATTTATCGGAGATGCTGGCCGCTGGTACCAAAGATGTTCATGAAAAGGCAGAGAACACGCAATTTGTGAAGGACTTCCTCAGGGGCCGAATCCGCAaagagctcttcaag CTGGGCGCCGTAGCCCTCTACTACACTTACACCGCCATGGAGGAGGAAATCGAAATAAACAAGGACCACCCCCATTTCGCCCCGCTTTATTTCCCATCCGAGCTGCACCGCCACGAGGCCCTGGGCCGTGACCTTGAATACTTTTACGGCCCGGAATGGAAGAGCGAAATCAGCTGCTCCCCGGCCACCCAGCGCTACGTGGACCGCATCCACCAAGTGGGCCGGGAAGACCCGGCGCTCCTAGTGGCGCACGCCTACACCCGCTACATGGGCGACCTGTCCGGGGGCCAGGTGCTGAAGAAGGTGGCGCAGAGGGCCTTGAAGCTCCCCCCCACGGGAGAGGGCGTGGAGTTCTACCAGTTTGACGCCATCAATAGTGCCAAGGCCTTCAAACAGCTTTACCGCAGTCGTATGAACGAGTTGGAACTGGATGCGGAGACCAAGAGCAGCCTGGTGGACGAGGCTGTCAaggcatttcaattcaacatGGAG GTTTTCGAGGAGCTGGAGGAAATCGGCAAAACCTTTCAAGAGGAGGTTTCCGAAGATGGAATGCCAATTCATGGAGACACAGGAGGCGACATCAGCAAATGTCCCTATTATGCGTCCAAAATGG CGGCATCGGGTGGGATGGCATACGTGTGCCAGCTGGCCATGGCCATCCTGCGTCACCCCACTGGCCAGGTCCTCATCGCCACGTGGTTCGCCGTATTAGCCGGCCTGGTTGCCTGGTATCTAATGTGA
- the LOC127589686 gene encoding uncharacterized protein LOC127589686 isoform X1, giving the protein MSLLSSVETAIKSCKDEQARVNGRIQLYKELLQSLTAPEEPEPTTDGLIDTAPSSSVETQEMKLLEEALEKALHVRAGTKLSRKDPKGNEPTNFQKELATLPKAMTIKASYAFKGNQTASKVTLKSANSDKKAPKKPVTSSRSSTACGPGKHKSAVYKNVLKTHSKTMHQAVKSVHQTPPVSITDESITPSGELKVSAATASHVKGGTGDHSLPQPRSAENDQKERWICLRLKQNRMWDKVLAAQRKPAPGRSRFMERMRAMFPKDWPPGSPEQIGHLVSRLTHRVDDLAQRCQTMDLLDQQTPEQGAEPAGIKENVCLTPERLQITAMELRNVAEQAKHEWEAWDRWRPEGVCLYAAGPAEGEAIERRLPVTITYGSESELRQLEATRMRVALLQQEMYLQQALLDALSPQLASIVPSCTNYGVLRDLYSLLGEGGQRFPVIVLDPEPEALTEIENHLQ; this is encoded by the exons ATGTCGCTGCTTTCCTCCGTCGAGACAGCAATCAAGTCGTGCAAAGACGAACAGGCGAGGGTGAACGGCCGCATTCAATTATACAAAGAACTACTACAAAGTTT GACAGCTCCCGAAGAGCCAGAACCAACAACGGATGGTCTGATAg ATACTGCACCTTCATCCTCAGTGGAGACACAAGAAATGAAACTGCTTGAAGAAGCATTAGAAAAAGCCCTTCATGTGCGCGCTGGCACGAAACTTTCCAGGAAAGACCCCAAGGGAAACGAACCCACTAATTTTCAAAAGGAACTCGCCACCTTACCCAAAGCGATGACTATAAAAGCCTCTTATGCCTTCAAAGGAAATCAAACCGCCAGCAAAGTAACCCTCAAGTCTGCCAACAGTGACAAAAAAGCGCCCAAAAAGCCTGTGACGTCATCGAGATCCTCAACCGCCTGCGGACCCGGAAAGCATAAAAGCGCCGTTTACAAAAATGTGCTTAAGACCCATTCGAAGACGATGCATCAGGCTGTAAAAAGTGTCCATCAGACTCCCCCAGTTAGCATCACCGATGAAAGCATCACGCCGAGTGGTGAGCTCAAAGTATCAGCTGCGACAGCGTCACATGTCAAAGGAGGCACGGGAGATCACAGTCTGCCTCAACCAAGAAG TGCGGAAAACGATCAGAAGGAACGGTGGATCTGTCTGAGGCTCAAACAAAACAG AATGTGGGACAAAGTGCTGGCCGCTCAAAGGAAACCTGCGCCCGGGAGGAGTCGCTTCATGGAGAGAATGAGAGCAATG TTTCCCAAGGACTGGCCACCTGGAAGCCCGGAGCAGATCGGACATCTGGTTAGCAGACTGACTCACCGGGTTGATGACCTCGCCCAGCGTTGCCAGACAATGGACCTTCTGGACCAACAGACCCCAGAGCAAGGCGCGGAACCGG CAGGGATCAAAGAAAATGTGTGTCTAACGCCTGAGAGACTGCAAATAACAGCAATGGAGCTGCGGAATGTTGCAGAGCAAGCAAAGCATG agtGGGAAGCCTGGGATCGATGGAGGCCGGAGGGAGTTTGCCTTTACGCCGCCGGGCCAGCGGAAGGTGAGGCGATCGAGCGCCGTCTGCCCGTGACTATCACTTACGGCTCAGAGTCTGAGCTGCGGCAGCTGGAAGCAACCAGGATGAGAGTGGCTCTGCTGCAGCAGGAGATGTACCTCCAGCAG GCTCTGCTTGACGCTCTATCCCCTCAACTGGCCTCCATCGTCCCTTCATGTACGAACTACGGTGTGCTGAGAGACTTGTACTCCCTCCTGGGTGAAGGAGGTCAGCGTTTCCCTGTTATCGTCCTGGACCCCGAGCCTGA GGCACTTACGGAGATAGAGAACCATTTGCAATAA
- the LOC127589686 gene encoding uncharacterized protein LOC127589686 isoform X2 has product MSLLSSVETAIKSCKDEQARVNGRIQLYKELLQSLTAPEEPEPTTDGLIDTAPSSSVETQEMKLLEEALEKALHVRAGTKLSRKDPKGNEPTNFQKELATLPKAMTIKASYAFKGNQTASKVTLKSANSDKKAPKKPVTSSRSSTACGPGKHKSAVYKNVLKTHSKTMHQAVKSVHQTPPVSITDESITPSGELKVSAATASHVKGGTGDHSLPQPRSAENDQKERWICLRLKQNRMWDKVLAAQRKPAPGRSRFMERMRAMFPKDWPPGSPEQIGHLVSRLTHRVDDLAQRCQTMDLLDQQTPEQGAEPGIKENVCLTPERLQITAMELRNVAEQAKHEWEAWDRWRPEGVCLYAAGPAEGEAIERRLPVTITYGSESELRQLEATRMRVALLQQEMYLQQALLDALSPQLASIVPSCTNYGVLRDLYSLLGEGGQRFPVIVLDPEPEALTEIENHLQ; this is encoded by the exons ATGTCGCTGCTTTCCTCCGTCGAGACAGCAATCAAGTCGTGCAAAGACGAACAGGCGAGGGTGAACGGCCGCATTCAATTATACAAAGAACTACTACAAAGTTT GACAGCTCCCGAAGAGCCAGAACCAACAACGGATGGTCTGATAg ATACTGCACCTTCATCCTCAGTGGAGACACAAGAAATGAAACTGCTTGAAGAAGCATTAGAAAAAGCCCTTCATGTGCGCGCTGGCACGAAACTTTCCAGGAAAGACCCCAAGGGAAACGAACCCACTAATTTTCAAAAGGAACTCGCCACCTTACCCAAAGCGATGACTATAAAAGCCTCTTATGCCTTCAAAGGAAATCAAACCGCCAGCAAAGTAACCCTCAAGTCTGCCAACAGTGACAAAAAAGCGCCCAAAAAGCCTGTGACGTCATCGAGATCCTCAACCGCCTGCGGACCCGGAAAGCATAAAAGCGCCGTTTACAAAAATGTGCTTAAGACCCATTCGAAGACGATGCATCAGGCTGTAAAAAGTGTCCATCAGACTCCCCCAGTTAGCATCACCGATGAAAGCATCACGCCGAGTGGTGAGCTCAAAGTATCAGCTGCGACAGCGTCACATGTCAAAGGAGGCACGGGAGATCACAGTCTGCCTCAACCAAGAAG TGCGGAAAACGATCAGAAGGAACGGTGGATCTGTCTGAGGCTCAAACAAAACAG AATGTGGGACAAAGTGCTGGCCGCTCAAAGGAAACCTGCGCCCGGGAGGAGTCGCTTCATGGAGAGAATGAGAGCAATG TTTCCCAAGGACTGGCCACCTGGAAGCCCGGAGCAGATCGGACATCTGGTTAGCAGACTGACTCACCGGGTTGATGACCTCGCCCAGCGTTGCCAGACAATGGACCTTCTGGACCAACAGACCCCAGAGCAAGGCGCGGAACCGG GGATCAAAGAAAATGTGTGTCTAACGCCTGAGAGACTGCAAATAACAGCAATGGAGCTGCGGAATGTTGCAGAGCAAGCAAAGCATG agtGGGAAGCCTGGGATCGATGGAGGCCGGAGGGAGTTTGCCTTTACGCCGCCGGGCCAGCGGAAGGTGAGGCGATCGAGCGCCGTCTGCCCGTGACTATCACTTACGGCTCAGAGTCTGAGCTGCGGCAGCTGGAAGCAACCAGGATGAGAGTGGCTCTGCTGCAGCAGGAGATGTACCTCCAGCAG GCTCTGCTTGACGCTCTATCCCCTCAACTGGCCTCCATCGTCCCTTCATGTACGAACTACGGTGTGCTGAGAGACTTGTACTCCCTCCTGGGTGAAGGAGGTCAGCGTTTCCCTGTTATCGTCCTGGACCCCGAGCCTGA GGCACTTACGGAGATAGAGAACCATTTGCAATAA
- the LOC127589686 gene encoding uncharacterized protein LOC127589686 isoform X3, with translation MSLLSSVETAIKSCKDEQARVNGRIQLYKELLQSLTAPEEPEPTTDGLIDTAPSSSVETQEMKLLEEALEKALHVRAGTKLSRKDPKGNEPTNFQKELATLPKAMTIKASYAFKGNQTASKVTLKSANSDKKAPKKPVTSSRSSTACGPGKHKSAVYKNVLKTHSKTMHQAVKSVHQTPPVSITDESITPSGELKVSAATASHVKGGTGDHSLPQPRSAENDQKERWICLRLKQNRMWDKVLAAQRKPAPGRSRFMERMRAMFPKDWPPGSPEQIGHLVSRLTHRVDDLAQRCQTMDLLDQQTPEQGAEPEWEAWDRWRPEGVCLYAAGPAEGEAIERRLPVTITYGSESELRQLEATRMRVALLQQEMYLQQALLDALSPQLASIVPSCTNYGVLRDLYSLLGEGGQRFPVIVLDPEPEALTEIENHLQ, from the exons ATGTCGCTGCTTTCCTCCGTCGAGACAGCAATCAAGTCGTGCAAAGACGAACAGGCGAGGGTGAACGGCCGCATTCAATTATACAAAGAACTACTACAAAGTTT GACAGCTCCCGAAGAGCCAGAACCAACAACGGATGGTCTGATAg ATACTGCACCTTCATCCTCAGTGGAGACACAAGAAATGAAACTGCTTGAAGAAGCATTAGAAAAAGCCCTTCATGTGCGCGCTGGCACGAAACTTTCCAGGAAAGACCCCAAGGGAAACGAACCCACTAATTTTCAAAAGGAACTCGCCACCTTACCCAAAGCGATGACTATAAAAGCCTCTTATGCCTTCAAAGGAAATCAAACCGCCAGCAAAGTAACCCTCAAGTCTGCCAACAGTGACAAAAAAGCGCCCAAAAAGCCTGTGACGTCATCGAGATCCTCAACCGCCTGCGGACCCGGAAAGCATAAAAGCGCCGTTTACAAAAATGTGCTTAAGACCCATTCGAAGACGATGCATCAGGCTGTAAAAAGTGTCCATCAGACTCCCCCAGTTAGCATCACCGATGAAAGCATCACGCCGAGTGGTGAGCTCAAAGTATCAGCTGCGACAGCGTCACATGTCAAAGGAGGCACGGGAGATCACAGTCTGCCTCAACCAAGAAG TGCGGAAAACGATCAGAAGGAACGGTGGATCTGTCTGAGGCTCAAACAAAACAG AATGTGGGACAAAGTGCTGGCCGCTCAAAGGAAACCTGCGCCCGGGAGGAGTCGCTTCATGGAGAGAATGAGAGCAATG TTTCCCAAGGACTGGCCACCTGGAAGCCCGGAGCAGATCGGACATCTGGTTAGCAGACTGACTCACCGGGTTGATGACCTCGCCCAGCGTTGCCAGACAATGGACCTTCTGGACCAACAGACCCCAGAGCAAGGCGCGGAACCGG agtGGGAAGCCTGGGATCGATGGAGGCCGGAGGGAGTTTGCCTTTACGCCGCCGGGCCAGCGGAAGGTGAGGCGATCGAGCGCCGTCTGCCCGTGACTATCACTTACGGCTCAGAGTCTGAGCTGCGGCAGCTGGAAGCAACCAGGATGAGAGTGGCTCTGCTGCAGCAGGAGATGTACCTCCAGCAG GCTCTGCTTGACGCTCTATCCCCTCAACTGGCCTCCATCGTCCCTTCATGTACGAACTACGGTGTGCTGAGAGACTTGTACTCCCTCCTGGGTGAAGGAGGTCAGCGTTTCCCTGTTATCGTCCTGGACCCCGAGCCTGA GGCACTTACGGAGATAGAGAACCATTTGCAATAA